The following are from one region of the Desmospora profundinema genome:
- a CDS encoding DUF1885 family protein: protein MAKSAWITLVEESTLQEATLDDVRAALERYVEMTAHTGQQLGWEYADAAFPYDILEQEEEGRRYLLLKGKDPHLYKHLILGVDNRTEEWEHPHIQLVLPTGSTHGDRAKANEFCRYLAKTFQGKLHLFNGRVMFFYPRKV from the coding sequence ATGGCTAAAAGCGCTTGGATTACTCTCGTGGAAGAGTCCACCCTGCAGGAGGCTACTCTCGACGATGTAAGGGCCGCTTTGGAACGCTATGTGGAGATGACCGCCCATACGGGTCAGCAGCTCGGATGGGAATACGCCGACGCTGCTTTCCCTTATGACATCCTGGAACAAGAGGAAGAGGGAAGACGCTACCTTTTACTGAAAGGAAAAGATCCTCATCTGTATAAACACCTGATCCTGGGGGTCGACAACCGGACGGAAGAATGGGAGCACCCCCACATCCAGCTGGTTTTACCCACCGGCTCCACTCACGGCGACCGGGCCAAAGCCAACGAGTTTTGCCGTTACCTGGCCAAAACATTTCAAGGGAAACTCCACCTGTTCAACGGACGGGTCATGTTTTTTTATCCTAGAAAAGTGTAA
- a CDS encoding DUF3055 domain-containing protein, translating into MSPYERLYDESEQANVRFVGFVWENGRYDFGIVYTQMFFGKPLVVCMQTGRSSLLSQDDVENLEYLQRLYNLKSVAEAEEVSIFLQNNIPSLMFEAEAESG; encoded by the coding sequence ATGAGTCCATATGAACGGCTGTATGACGAGTCGGAACAGGCGAACGTTCGTTTTGTGGGTTTTGTATGGGAAAACGGGCGTTACGATTTCGGCATTGTATACACCCAGATGTTTTTCGGTAAACCGCTGGTCGTTTGTATGCAGACGGGACGTTCTTCTCTACTCTCCCAGGACGATGTGGAAAACCTGGAGTACCTGCAACGCCTTTACAATCTGAAGTCTGTGGCTGAAGCGGAAGAAGTATCGATCTTTCTTCAGAACAACATCCCCTCCCTGATGTTTGAGGCAGAAGCAGAATCCGGTTAA
- a CDS encoding phosphatase PAP2 family protein, with protein sequence MKRFAARLQNVDDRWVSYVNQQWKCHAMDWLMPRVTHLGGAGFTLLFLAGWWLLIPSPSRNWAMEGFIALAGSHLVVRLGKATWHRMRPYLQLSDLNTFPSPLKDYSFPSGHTTAAFSIVMVWILNAPVLAFVLLPLACAVGLSRMYLGLHYPTDVAVGAWLGSIFAVLAHWWFPH encoded by the coding sequence ATGAAACGTTTTGCGGCACGATTGCAGAATGTAGATGATCGCTGGGTCAGCTATGTAAACCAACAATGGAAATGCCACGCCATGGATTGGTTGATGCCCCGTGTCACCCATTTGGGGGGAGCGGGATTTACGCTGTTGTTTTTGGCGGGGTGGTGGCTGTTGATTCCGTCTCCATCCCGGAATTGGGCGATGGAAGGGTTCATCGCTTTGGCTGGAAGCCATCTCGTCGTTCGTCTGGGCAAGGCGACTTGGCATCGGATGCGCCCGTACCTGCAGCTGTCGGATCTGAATACTTTTCCCAGTCCGTTGAAAGATTACAGTTTTCCTTCCGGGCACACAACCGCTGCTTTTTCTATCGTCATGGTCTGGATTTTGAACGCGCCGGTGCTGGCTTTTGTATTATTGCCTCTGGCCTGTGCGGTTGGTTTATCCCGCATGTATCTCGGGTTGCACTACCCCACGGATGTGGCCGTAGGGGCTTGGTTGGGTTCCATCTTCGCAGTCTTGGCTCATTGGTGGTTTCCACATTAA
- a CDS encoding phosphatidylglycerophosphatase A family protein, which yields MKRRVHSNEVKKAAMERLHKRGVTVEGIAEIVFRMQAPYSEELTMKHCVDSVIAVLEKREIQHAILVGVELDVLAENNQLSEPLQSIVESDEGLFGCDETLALGSVLGYGSIAVTTFGYLDKNKIGLIKKLDTKKDGPVHTFLDDLVASIAASASSRLAHRIRDEEEAGKRGGDAVRNEAG from the coding sequence ATGAAGAGACGTGTGCACAGCAATGAAGTAAAAAAAGCGGCGATGGAGCGTCTGCACAAACGGGGAGTGACTGTGGAAGGGATCGCAGAGATTGTCTTTCGTATGCAGGCTCCCTACAGTGAAGAATTAACCATGAAGCATTGTGTGGACAGTGTCATCGCCGTGCTGGAAAAAAGGGAAATCCAACACGCCATCCTGGTGGGAGTGGAACTGGATGTGTTGGCTGAAAATAATCAACTTTCTGAACCTCTTCAATCCATTGTGGAATCGGATGAAGGACTGTTTGGCTGCGATGAGACTCTTGCTTTGGGGTCTGTGTTGGGCTATGGCAGTATCGCTGTTACGACGTTTGGTTATTTGGATAAGAATAAAATCGGTCTGATCAAGAAGCTGGATACCAAAAAAGACGGGCCGGTCCATACTTTTCTGGACGATTTGGTGGCCAGCATCGCTGCTTCCGCTTCAAGCAGGCTTGCTCATCGAATTCGGGACGAGGAAGAAGCTGGTAAAAGAGGGGGAGACGCGGTCCGGAATGAGGCAGGTTAA
- a CDS encoding PTS transporter subunit EIIC, giving the protein MTKRFSFDFFQRVGRSMMAVVLILPLVSILMGLGGILLNPSVHEVLPFLGGHGYQVAGELMQRAGQAIFNNLPVLFAVAIAITWTGKGMAGFASLIAFFVMHTVIGALVDITGLNVNEQLLGSELGIETMQTGVFGGILIGFLTAYLYNRFHRVQLPEAISLFSGERLVPIIASFAAIGVAVAFYFVWPLIGLGILALGNFVATHTNPLIVGLYGGIEKLLIPFGLHHIYNTPLLFTEIGGSYTTLNDARVVGDQNVYIAQVIDRLRDASVAITGGTYIAGKFIPVMFGLPAAALAMFHVAKKSRQAKAKGLLIAAAVTAFLTGITEPLEFTFLFVAPVLYGVHVVLTGLAFGIANALGMNAGFAGGSGLIDFVLFNVLPNQSNAWILTIGLGLVFAVIYYFTFRLLIVRLNLKTPGREEEGEETRLYTKEETREKIGVKRNGAKEDESNPDSRAARILHALGGKENITRLDACITRLRVGVKDQERVDEGELKRLGASGVLRVSDGVQAVYGSNSSVIKEEIQDLIDG; this is encoded by the coding sequence ATGACAAAGCGCTTTTCTTTTGATTTTTTCCAACGTGTGGGCCGTTCAATGATGGCGGTCGTATTGATTCTTCCCCTCGTCTCCATCCTGATGGGGCTGGGGGGGATTTTACTCAATCCCAGCGTCCATGAGGTTCTTCCATTCTTGGGGGGACATGGTTATCAAGTGGCCGGGGAATTGATGCAGCGAGCCGGACAAGCCATTTTCAACAACTTGCCGGTCTTGTTTGCCGTTGCGATTGCGATTACCTGGACCGGGAAAGGAATGGCCGGCTTTGCTTCACTGATCGCCTTTTTCGTGATGCATACCGTGATCGGTGCGCTGGTTGATATTACGGGACTAAATGTAAATGAACAGCTGCTGGGCAGCGAACTGGGAATCGAGACCATGCAAACCGGGGTATTTGGCGGAATCCTGATTGGGTTTTTAACCGCGTACCTCTATAACCGGTTCCATCGTGTCCAACTTCCAGAGGCGATTTCACTGTTCAGCGGGGAGCGGCTGGTGCCCATTATCGCTTCCTTCGCCGCGATCGGAGTGGCCGTCGCCTTTTATTTCGTCTGGCCTTTGATCGGATTGGGCATTCTTGCTCTGGGTAACTTTGTGGCTACCCACACCAATCCATTGATCGTGGGTCTATACGGCGGGATTGAGAAATTGCTGATTCCTTTCGGCTTACACCACATCTATAATACCCCGCTGTTGTTTACGGAAATCGGTGGCAGCTACACCACCTTGAACGATGCCCGCGTGGTGGGTGACCAAAACGTCTACATCGCGCAAGTGATCGACCGGCTGCGGGATGCCAGTGTGGCGATCACGGGTGGCACCTATATCGCAGGGAAGTTCATTCCGGTGATGTTCGGCTTGCCGGCAGCCGCCTTAGCGATGTTTCATGTGGCCAAGAAAAGCCGCCAAGCTAAGGCCAAGGGGCTTCTGATTGCCGCTGCGGTCACTGCGTTTCTCACCGGGATCACCGAGCCATTGGAGTTTACCTTCTTGTTTGTCGCCCCTGTTTTGTACGGGGTTCATGTCGTCCTGACCGGCTTGGCCTTTGGAATCGCCAATGCGCTGGGGATGAACGCCGGGTTTGCCGGTGGATCGGGTTTGATCGACTTTGTTCTGTTTAATGTGCTCCCCAATCAGTCCAATGCATGGATCTTAACGATCGGCCTGGGTCTGGTGTTTGCAGTGATTTATTACTTCACGTTCCGACTCCTGATCGTCCGACTCAATTTGAAAACGCCGGGACGGGAAGAGGAAGGGGAAGAGACCCGTCTGTACACGAAAGAGGAGACCCGTGAAAAAATAGGGGTTAAACGAAACGGTGCAAAGGAAGACGAATCCAATCCAGACAGCCGTGCGGCGCGGATCCTCCACGCCTTGGGCGGAAAAGAAAACATCACCCGATTGGATGCCTGCATCACCCGGCTCCGAGTTGGCGTCAAAGACCAAGAACGGGTGGATGAAGGAGAGCTGAAGCGGCTGGGTGCTTCCGGTGTCCTTCGAGTCAGTGACGGAGTACAAGCCGTGTATGGGTCCAATTCTTCGGTGATCAAGGAGGAAATCCAGGATTTGATCGACGGATGA
- a CDS encoding DNA polymerase IV, protein MVHRGRTVLLADMNAFYASVEQIRNPALQGKPVIVCGDPARRHGIVLAASYEAKAFGVKTAMAVSQAKELCPQACLIPPSMRTYIQVSVRIVELLHQFSPLVEPFSIDEAFVEMTGCEALFGPGPVAARLIQERIREEVGVPSSIGVGPNKLLAKMAAGMKKPNGITVLQEADVPDRIWPLPVKKLFGVGGRMTHHFHRMGIRTIGDLAHTDPERLAHRFGVIGRVLHQSANGMDPSPVDPHSLDGSKSIGHQFTLPRDYGEESEILLVLRELAEEVASRARKAGYAGRTISLTLKGTDFSSVHRSRTLPEPSNIGRHLFTAASSLLDQHWNHQPVRLVGITLSNLETDEGIQLNLFEERDKERRLAETMDQIRDKYGTNSLFWAPSLLGPSVFSDRNGKIGGHRM, encoded by the coding sequence ATGGTCCATCGTGGGAGAACGGTACTGTTGGCGGATATGAATGCTTTTTATGCCAGTGTCGAACAGATTCGAAACCCGGCGTTGCAGGGAAAGCCCGTCATTGTCTGCGGCGATCCGGCCCGTCGACACGGGATTGTACTGGCCGCCTCTTACGAGGCAAAGGCATTCGGGGTAAAAACGGCGATGGCTGTTTCCCAAGCCAAGGAACTGTGCCCCCAAGCCTGCTTGATCCCTCCCAGTATGAGAACTTATATTCAGGTGTCCGTCCGCATTGTGGAACTTTTGCACCAGTTTTCCCCTCTGGTCGAACCCTTCTCCATCGATGAGGCCTTCGTGGAGATGACCGGGTGTGAAGCCTTGTTTGGCCCCGGTCCTGTTGCGGCCCGGCTCATCCAGGAGCGCATCCGGGAAGAAGTGGGTGTTCCCTCTTCCATCGGCGTAGGTCCCAACAAGTTGTTGGCCAAGATGGCGGCGGGTATGAAAAAGCCCAACGGCATCACGGTGCTCCAGGAGGCAGACGTGCCTGACCGCATTTGGCCGCTGCCGGTCAAAAAACTGTTTGGAGTAGGCGGCCGGATGACCCACCACTTTCACCGCATGGGCATTCGCACCATCGGCGATTTGGCTCACACCGATCCGGAACGTCTCGCTCACCGCTTTGGTGTCATCGGTCGGGTATTGCACCAATCCGCCAACGGTATGGACCCCAGCCCTGTAGATCCCCACTCCCTGGACGGGAGCAAATCGATCGGCCATCAATTCACTCTTCCCCGGGATTATGGAGAAGAATCAGAGATTCTGCTGGTGCTGCGCGAATTGGCGGAAGAAGTGGCCAGCCGAGCCCGAAAAGCAGGCTACGCCGGGCGAACCATCTCCCTCACCTTGAAAGGAACCGATTTTTCCTCCGTCCACCGTTCCCGGACGTTGCCGGAGCCTTCCAATATCGGCCGCCACCTGTTTACAGCCGCTTCTTCCTTGTTGGATCAACATTGGAACCACCAGCCCGTCCGGTTGGTCGGGATCACCTTGAGCAATCTGGAGACAGACGAAGGCATTCAACTCAACCTCTTTGAAGAACGGGATAAAGAACGCCGCCTAGCCGAAACCATGGATCAGATTCGTGACAAATACGGAACAAACAGCCTTTTTTGGGCTCCCTCTCTGTTGGGGCCCAGTGTCTTCTCCGACCGAAACGGAAAGATCGGAGGTCACCGAATGTAA
- the treC gene encoding alpha,alpha-phosphotrehalase yields MNEWWRKAVVYQIYPKSFLDTTGNGVGDLRGIIRKLDYLKDLGVDVLWLTPIYSSPQRDNGYDIRDYFSIQEEYGTMADFEALLNEAHARGLKVIMDIVVNHTSTEHPWFQEARKSKDNPYRDFYIWKDPKDGREPNNWLSKFGGSAWEWDGETGQYYLHLFDVTQADLNWENEQVRRKVYEMMRWWLDKGVDGFRLDVINLISKDPRFPDDDGSVPPGDGRRFYTDGPRVHEFLREMNEEVFSRYEEVMTVGEMSSTTIPHCIQYTNPDNRELDMVFNFHHLKVDYPNGEKWALGEMDVPALKRILSTWQRKMRDGGGWNALFWCNHDQPRVVSRYGDDGRYHRESAKMLATLIHLMQGTPYIYQGEEVGMTNPRFQSIDQYRDVETLNMYRILKEKGMDEAEVMEVIGAKSRDNSRTPMQWDETEHAGFTAGIPWIGVSSNYGEINVEKSLADPKSILYHYKELIRLRKTHDIVTRGDFHPEFPDHPDVFAYTRNTDQETWLIVNNLRDYPVDWIGAESAPFQGQQGELLLTNYPDSPQLNNLFKLRPFESLVYRFIRS; encoded by the coding sequence ATGAACGAATGGTGGAGAAAAGCGGTCGTCTACCAGATTTATCCCAAGAGTTTTTTGGACACCACGGGCAACGGAGTGGGCGACCTTCGGGGTATTATACGCAAATTGGACTATCTGAAGGACCTGGGTGTGGATGTGCTGTGGCTGACGCCGATCTACTCGTCCCCCCAACGGGACAACGGTTATGATATCCGGGACTATTTCTCCATTCAGGAAGAGTACGGAACCATGGCGGATTTTGAAGCACTGCTCAACGAAGCACATGCCCGCGGGTTGAAGGTGATTATGGATATCGTGGTCAATCACACATCCACGGAGCATCCCTGGTTCCAGGAGGCGCGCAAATCCAAGGATAATCCGTACCGAGACTTTTATATCTGGAAAGATCCTAAAGATGGACGAGAACCGAACAACTGGCTGTCTAAATTCGGGGGATCTGCCTGGGAATGGGATGGAGAGACCGGACAGTACTACCTGCATTTGTTCGATGTGACACAGGCGGATCTCAATTGGGAGAACGAACAGGTCCGCCGCAAGGTATACGAGATGATGCGCTGGTGGCTGGACAAAGGGGTGGACGGATTTCGCCTGGATGTGATCAATCTGATTTCCAAGGACCCCCGTTTTCCGGATGACGACGGTTCGGTGCCGCCGGGGGATGGTCGCCGGTTTTACACCGACGGCCCTCGGGTCCACGAGTTTCTGCGGGAGATGAATGAGGAGGTCTTCTCTCGGTATGAGGAGGTTATGACGGTGGGGGAGATGTCCTCCACGACGATTCCCCACTGCATTCAGTACACCAACCCCGACAATCGGGAATTGGATATGGTGTTTAACTTTCACCACTTGAAAGTGGATTACCCCAATGGAGAGAAGTGGGCGTTGGGGGAGATGGATGTCCCGGCTTTAAAGCGGATCCTGTCCACATGGCAACGAAAGATGCGGGATGGCGGCGGCTGGAATGCGTTGTTCTGGTGTAACCATGACCAGCCCCGGGTTGTATCCCGTTATGGTGATGACGGACGGTATCATCGGGAATCGGCCAAGATGCTGGCCACCCTGATTCATTTGATGCAAGGGACTCCCTATATCTACCAAGGGGAAGAAGTGGGCATGACCAACCCCCGTTTTCAATCCATCGACCAATACCGGGATGTGGAAACATTGAACATGTACCGCATTCTGAAGGAGAAAGGCATGGATGAAGCGGAAGTGATGGAGGTGATCGGAGCCAAGTCCCGGGACAACTCCCGTACTCCCATGCAGTGGGATGAAACCGAACATGCCGGGTTCACTGCCGGTATTCCCTGGATCGGTGTCTCCTCTAACTACGGGGAAATCAATGTCGAGAAGTCCCTTGCCGACCCGAAGTCCATCCTGTATCATTACAAAGAATTGATTCGGCTGCGAAAAACACATGATATCGTCACTCGAGGCGATTTCCACCCGGAATTCCCGGATCATCCGGATGTGTTTGCCTACACTCGTAACACGGACCAAGAAACCTGGTTGATCGTAAATAATCTGCGCGATTATCCGGTCGATTGGATAGGGGCGGAGTCTGCTCCATTTCAGGGGCAGCAAGGGGAATTGCTTCTAACCAATTATCCGGATTCACCTCAGCTGAACAATCTTTTTAAGCTGCGGCCGTTTGAATCCCTTGTCTATCGTTTTATCCGTTCATGA
- a CDS encoding spore coat protein — MNPMGQMQNGALPAMNDDMIAADFLVSAKTAVRNSAYALTEASTPEVRQAIQQQLNDAIHMHEQVFRYMEGKGLYNPKDFSKQIQVDLQAANQVMQQQ; from the coding sequence ATGAACCCGATGGGACAGATGCAAAACGGGGCCTTGCCTGCCATGAACGACGATATGATTGCCGCTGATTTCTTAGTGAGCGCAAAAACCGCTGTTCGCAACAGCGCTTACGCATTGACGGAGGCATCCACTCCCGAAGTCCGGCAGGCCATTCAACAACAGCTAAATGATGCGATCCATATGCATGAGCAGGTTTTTCGATACATGGAAGGAAAAGGACTGTACAATCCCAAAGATTTCTCCAAACAGATCCAGGTCGATCTGCAAGCGGCCAATCAGGTCATGCAGCAACAGTGA
- a CDS encoding M23 family metallopeptidase: MGRPVVMVAASLLMLLVLAAVAYSEVPDRAGEPTSDTRYQGQNEASEGEHLPVQRVEGRLYFSVKDLERLGIQTEVDEEMGTVTIAEGALTLRLLRDAPVLSRNHRYLPVEATPLWKETKDVWIPVEVVEVGFNRPVKLDGSRAVVSEPSVEAVVPSEDAVFSHRNLNAEEMTDYLSFLSSPVPDAKVSTEWSHLPGAPRTYRNGTHEGLDYYTAASGRVIDTNTPVVAAADGIVVRVDHDYEEMSEEERNEWLEKAANHNGQTPPFIFDKMRGRSVWIQHEKGVLTRYVHLDRISSNLRLGDTVKQGDRLGYVGNSGTRDGVKGNDRGLHLHFDILIDEDWFWGKYTPEEGRQILEETLDQ; encoded by the coding sequence ATGGGAAGACCTGTTGTGATGGTGGCTGCCAGTCTGTTGATGTTGTTGGTGTTGGCGGCCGTCGCTTATTCGGAAGTGCCGGATCGAGCCGGGGAACCGACATCAGACACGAGGTACCAGGGGCAAAACGAGGCTTCTGAAGGAGAGCATCTGCCGGTTCAGAGAGTGGAGGGCCGATTATATTTTTCGGTGAAAGATCTGGAACGATTGGGGATTCAGACGGAAGTGGATGAGGAAATGGGAACCGTGACCATAGCCGAGGGAGCGCTTACCCTGCGCTTGTTGCGTGATGCTCCGGTGCTCAGCCGCAACCACCGATACCTGCCGGTGGAAGCCACCCCCCTGTGGAAAGAAACAAAGGATGTCTGGATTCCGGTGGAAGTGGTGGAAGTGGGCTTTAATCGACCCGTGAAGCTGGATGGTTCCAGGGCGGTGGTGTCCGAACCGTCTGTGGAAGCAGTGGTTCCATCTGAGGATGCCGTTTTCTCCCATCGGAACCTGAACGCCGAAGAAATGACGGATTATTTATCGTTTTTATCCAGCCCTGTTCCCGATGCAAAGGTGAGCACCGAGTGGTCCCATCTTCCCGGAGCACCACGTACCTATCGCAACGGAACCCATGAAGGGTTGGACTACTATACAGCCGCTTCCGGCCGGGTGATTGATACAAACACCCCTGTTGTAGCCGCAGCCGACGGGATCGTTGTCCGGGTGGATCATGACTATGAAGAAATGTCGGAAGAAGAACGGAATGAGTGGTTGGAAAAGGCGGCCAACCATAACGGTCAAACGCCTCCTTTTATCTTTGACAAGATGCGTGGGAGGTCGGTTTGGATCCAGCATGAAAAGGGGGTTCTCACCCGTTATGTCCATCTGGATCGCATCTCTTCCAATCTTCGGTTGGGGGATACCGTGAAACAGGGGGACCGGTTGGGGTATGTGGGAAATTCGGGCACCCGTGACGGGGTCAAGGGAAATGACCGGGGTTTGCACCTTCACTTTGACATCCTCATCGACGAGGATTGGTTCTGGGGGAAGTACACACCGGAGGAGGGGCGTCAAATTTTGGAGGAAACACTGGACCAGTGA
- a CDS encoding spore coat protein, which yields MNLAVHEAAEVHELLMFKNCCAAKAGMMQNMVQDPQLKALIQQDLQTGRQHIQQLQGLLSNAQVQ from the coding sequence ATGAACCTGGCTGTACACGAAGCAGCGGAAGTCCATGAATTGTTGATGTTTAAGAATTGCTGTGCCGCCAAAGCGGGCATGATGCAAAACATGGTCCAAGATCCACAGTTGAAAGCATTGATTCAACAAGATTTACAAACCGGGCGACAACACATTCAACAACTTCAAGGATTGTTGTCCAACGCACAAGTTCAATAA